In Deinococcus yavapaiensis KR-236, a genomic segment contains:
- a CDS encoding phosphohydrolase → MDASNEKLTVTVAGGVILDVEGERPSQSQERASVDRPVEFATPRQKLIEEADGAIRRDLVSFPKALAAYDALTHDPEALASWDMANYITMRKLGYNDHGRVHAFVTGAASMAILDLLVAGGVRPDLVESGLGDLDDAYLAVILGTMLHDIGNGVHRVAHEQIGVSLALPILERILGPIYSDGFKRTKIRAFILHCIDCHDLNPVPLTIEGGVTAVADGIDITKGRGRKAFALGSVDIHSISALAVDFVTIQKGDDKPVAIHVTMNNTAGIFQVEEILAPKVIRSPLGRYVTLRARMRDGDEERILSKVRLEGDHFVMDLEDGSRLSVEVETTQNQMRKAVERELGSDVK, encoded by the coding sequence ATGGACGCATCCAACGAGAAACTCACGGTGACCGTCGCCGGAGGCGTCATCCTCGACGTCGAAGGCGAGCGGCCGTCTCAATCTCAAGAACGCGCCTCGGTGGACCGTCCCGTCGAGTTCGCGACGCCAAGGCAAAAGCTCATCGAAGAAGCCGACGGCGCGATTCGCCGCGATCTCGTGAGCTTTCCCAAAGCGCTCGCCGCGTACGACGCGCTCACGCACGACCCCGAGGCGCTCGCGAGCTGGGACATGGCCAATTACATCACGATGCGCAAGCTCGGCTACAACGATCACGGGCGCGTGCACGCGTTCGTCACGGGCGCGGCGAGCATGGCGATCCTCGACTTGCTCGTCGCGGGCGGCGTGCGCCCCGACCTCGTCGAGAGCGGTCTGGGCGACCTCGACGACGCGTACCTCGCCGTGATCCTCGGAACGATGCTGCACGACATCGGCAACGGCGTTCACCGCGTCGCCCACGAGCAGATCGGCGTGTCGCTCGCCTTGCCGATCCTGGAGCGAATTCTCGGACCGATCTACTCGGACGGCTTCAAGCGCACGAAGATTCGTGCGTTCATCTTGCACTGCATCGACTGCCACGATCTGAATCCCGTGCCGCTCACGATCGAAGGGGGCGTGACCGCCGTCGCGGACGGCATCGACATCACGAAGGGACGCGGGCGTAAAGCGTTCGCCCTTGGCAGTGTCGACATTCATTCCATCAGCGCGCTCGCCGTGGACTTCGTGACGATCCAGAAGGGCGACGACAAGCCGGTCGCGATTCACGTCACGATGAACAACACGGCGGGCATCTTTCAAGTCGAGGAGATCCTCGCGCCGAAGGTCATTCGCTCCCCCCTCGGGAGGTACGTGACGCTGCGCGCCCGCATGCGCGACGGCGACGAGGAGCGCATCTTGTCGAAGGTGCGCCTCGAGGGCGACCACTTCGTGATGGATCTCGAGGACGGCAGTCGGCTTTCCGTCGAGGTCGAGACGACGCAAAATCAGATGCGCAAGGCGGTCGAGCGGGAGTTGGGGTCGGACGTGAAGTGA